Proteins co-encoded in one Callospermophilus lateralis isolate mCalLat2 chromosome 2, mCalLat2.hap1, whole genome shotgun sequence genomic window:
- the Timm8b gene encoding mitochondrial import inner membrane translocase subunit Tim8 B codes for MAELGEADEAELQRLVAAEQQKAQFTAQVHHFMELCWDKCVEKPGNRLDSRTENCLSSCVDRFIDTTLAITSRFAQIVQKGGQ; via the exons ATGGCGGAGCTTGGGGAGGCGGACGAAGCGGAGTTACAGCGCCTGGTGGCCGCTGAGCAGCAGAAAGCGCAGTTTACTGCACAG GTGCATCACTTCATGGAGCTATGTTGGGATAAATGTGTGGAGAAGCCAGGGAATCGCCTAGACTCTCGAACTGAAAATTGTCTCTCTAGCTGTGTGGACCGCTTCATTGACACTACTCTTGCCATCACCAGTCGGTTTGCCCAGATTGTACAGAAAGGAGGGCAGTAG
- the Nkapd1 gene encoding uncharacterized protein NKAPD1 isoform X1, producing MSRVPLGKVLLRNVIRHTDAHNKIQEESDMWKIRELEKQMEDAYQGTKRKMLPSSSSRMRSDGFDEESQRDYWRPKNEIAGTLEDDFLKAKSWNKKLYDYEANMPDRWGHSGYKELYPEEFETDSSDQQDITNGKKTSPQVKSSTHESRKHKKSKKSHKKKQKKRSHKKQKKSKKEATDVTADSSSEFSEETGASSTRKRKQPHKRKKKSRKKSLKKSALFVGAESDTSQSDDSASSSSEESEERDNEKTKRKKREKNIHIPIVNNEIQERTNKRTNWKVATDERSAESSEDD from the exons atTCAGGAGGAGTCAGATATGTGGAAAATAAGAGAACTAGAGAAACAGATGGAGGATGCTTACCAGGGGACGAAAAGGAAAATGTTACCCAGCAGTTCAAG TCGGATGCGTAGTGATGGTTTTGATGAAGAAAGTCAAAGAGACTACTGGAGGCCAAAGAATGAAATTGCTGGGACTCTGGAAGATGATTTTCTGAAAGCTAAATCCTGGAATAAGAAGCTATATGATTATGAAGCTAACATGCCAGACAG ATGGGGTCACAGTGGTTATAAAGAATTGTACCCTGAAGAGTTTGAAACAGACAG TAGTGATCAGCAAGATATTACCAATGGGAAAAAAACATCTCCACAGGTAAAATCATCTACTCACGAATCCCGCAAACATAAGAAGTCAAAGAAATCTCACaaaaagaagcagaaaaaaagatcacacaaaaaacagaagaaaagcaAGAAGGAAGCCACAGATGTAACAGCAGATTCCTCAAGCGAGTTCTCAGAAGAAACTGGGGCTTCTAGTACcaggaaaagaaaacaaccaCATAAGCGCAAGAAAAAATCTAGGAAAAAGTCTCTCAAAAAATCTGCTTTATTTGTAGGGGCAGAAAGTGACACTTCCCAGTCAGATGATTCAGCATCCAGCAGTTCTGAGGAGAGTGAGGAAAGAGACAATGAGAAAAccaaaaggaaaaagagagagaaaaatatccATATCCCCATAGTTAACAATGAAATACAGGAGAGGACAAACAAACGCACAAATTGGAAAGTGGCTACAGATGAAAGGTCTGCGGAGAGCtcagaggatgactaa
- the Nkapd1 gene encoding uncharacterized protein NKAPD1 isoform X3, whose amino-acid sequence MSSGIQMLTIRWEIQEESDMWKIRELEKQMEDAYQGTKRKMLPSSSSRMRSDGFDEESQRDYWRPKNEIAGTLEDDFLKAKSWNKKLYDYEANMPDRWGHSGYKELYPEEFETDSSDQQDITNGKKTSPQVKSSTHESRKHKKSKKSHKKKQKKRSHKKQKKSKKEATDVTADSSSEFSEETGASSTRKRKQPHKRKKKSRKKSLKKSALFVGAESDTSQSDDSASSSSEESEERDNEKTKRKKREKNIHIPIVNNEIQERTNKRTNWKVATDERSAESSEDD is encoded by the exons atTCAGGAGGAGTCAGATATGTGGAAAATAAGAGAACTAGAGAAACAGATGGAGGATGCTTACCAGGGGACGAAAAGGAAAATGTTACCCAGCAGTTCAAG TCGGATGCGTAGTGATGGTTTTGATGAAGAAAGTCAAAGAGACTACTGGAGGCCAAAGAATGAAATTGCTGGGACTCTGGAAGATGATTTTCTGAAAGCTAAATCCTGGAATAAGAAGCTATATGATTATGAAGCTAACATGCCAGACAG ATGGGGTCACAGTGGTTATAAAGAATTGTACCCTGAAGAGTTTGAAACAGACAG TAGTGATCAGCAAGATATTACCAATGGGAAAAAAACATCTCCACAGGTAAAATCATCTACTCACGAATCCCGCAAACATAAGAAGTCAAAGAAATCTCACaaaaagaagcagaaaaaaagatcacacaaaaaacagaagaaaagcaAGAAGGAAGCCACAGATGTAACAGCAGATTCCTCAAGCGAGTTCTCAGAAGAAACTGGGGCTTCTAGTACcaggaaaagaaaacaaccaCATAAGCGCAAGAAAAAATCTAGGAAAAAGTCTCTCAAAAAATCTGCTTTATTTGTAGGGGCAGAAAGTGACACTTCCCAGTCAGATGATTCAGCATCCAGCAGTTCTGAGGAGAGTGAGGAAAGAGACAATGAGAAAAccaaaaggaaaaagagagagaaaaatatccATATCCCCATAGTTAACAATGAAATACAGGAGAGGACAAACAAACGCACAAATTGGAAAGTGGCTACAGATGAAAGGTCTGCGGAGAGCtcagaggatgactaa
- the Sdhd gene encoding succinate dehydrogenase [ubiquinone] cytochrome b small subunit, mitochondrial isoform X1, with protein sequence MAVLLRLGALCGSQGGRAVFLRTPLVRPAHISAAFLQDRPTPGWTGTQHIHLSPNRHSGSKAASLHWTSERVVSVLLLGLLPAAYLNPCSAMDYSLAAVLTLHSHWGLGQVVTDYVHGDASQKAAKAGLLALSALTFAGLCYFNYHDVGICKAVAMLWKL encoded by the exons ATGGCGGTTCTCTTGAGGCTCGGTGCCCTCTGCGGTTCTCAAGGAGGCCGAG CTGTGTTCCTTCGAACCCCATTGGTCAGACCTGCTCACATCTCAGCAGCATTTCTCCAGGACCGACCTACCCCAGGATGGACTGGAACACAGCACATTCACCTGTCACCAAACCGCCATT CTGGTTCCAAGGCTGCATCTCTTCACTGGACTAGTGAGAGGGTTGTCAGTGTTTTGCTCCTGGGCCTGCTTCCAGCTGCATATTTGAATCCTTGCTCTGCAATGGACTACTCCTTGGCTGCAGTCCTCACTCTTCATAGTCATTG gggccttggaCAAGTTGTCACTGATTATGTTCATGGGGATGCATCACAGAAAGCTGCCAAGGCAGGCCTTTTGGCACTCTCAGCTTTAACCTTTGCTGGGCTTTGTTATTTCAACTATCATGACGTGGGCATCTGCAAAGCTGTTGCCATGCTGTGGAAGCTTTGA
- the Sdhd gene encoding succinate dehydrogenase [ubiquinone] cytochrome b small subunit, mitochondrial isoform X2, with the protein MAVLLRLGALCGSQGGRAVFLRTPLVRPAHISAAFLQDRPTPGWTGTQHIHLSPNRHWALDKLSLIMFMGMHHRKLPRQAFWHSQL; encoded by the exons ATGGCGGTTCTCTTGAGGCTCGGTGCCCTCTGCGGTTCTCAAGGAGGCCGAG CTGTGTTCCTTCGAACCCCATTGGTCAGACCTGCTCACATCTCAGCAGCATTTCTCCAGGACCGACCTACCCCAGGATGGACTGGAACACAGCACATTCACCTGTCACCAAACCGCCATT gggccttggaCAAGTTGTCACTGATTATGTTCATGGGGATGCATCACAGAAAGCTGCCAAGGCAGGCCTTTTGGCACTCTCAGCTTTAA
- the Nkapd1 gene encoding uncharacterized protein NKAPD1 isoform X2, which translates to MSRVPLGKVLLRNVIRHTDAHNKIQEESDMWKIRELEKQMEDAYQGTKRKMLPSSSSRMRSDGFDEESQRDYWRPKNEIAGTLEDDFLKAKSWNKKLYDYEANMPDRWGHSGYKELYPEEFETDSDQQDITNGKKTSPQVKSSTHESRKHKKSKKSHKKKQKKRSHKKQKKSKKEATDVTADSSSEFSEETGASSTRKRKQPHKRKKKSRKKSLKKSALFVGAESDTSQSDDSASSSSEESEERDNEKTKRKKREKNIHIPIVNNEIQERTNKRTNWKVATDERSAESSEDD; encoded by the exons atTCAGGAGGAGTCAGATATGTGGAAAATAAGAGAACTAGAGAAACAGATGGAGGATGCTTACCAGGGGACGAAAAGGAAAATGTTACCCAGCAGTTCAAG TCGGATGCGTAGTGATGGTTTTGATGAAGAAAGTCAAAGAGACTACTGGAGGCCAAAGAATGAAATTGCTGGGACTCTGGAAGATGATTTTCTGAAAGCTAAATCCTGGAATAAGAAGCTATATGATTATGAAGCTAACATGCCAGACAG ATGGGGTCACAGTGGTTATAAAGAATTGTACCCTGAAGAGTTTGAAACAGACAG TGATCAGCAAGATATTACCAATGGGAAAAAAACATCTCCACAGGTAAAATCATCTACTCACGAATCCCGCAAACATAAGAAGTCAAAGAAATCTCACaaaaagaagcagaaaaaaagatcacacaaaaaacagaagaaaagcaAGAAGGAAGCCACAGATGTAACAGCAGATTCCTCAAGCGAGTTCTCAGAAGAAACTGGGGCTTCTAGTACcaggaaaagaaaacaaccaCATAAGCGCAAGAAAAAATCTAGGAAAAAGTCTCTCAAAAAATCTGCTTTATTTGTAGGGGCAGAAAGTGACACTTCCCAGTCAGATGATTCAGCATCCAGCAGTTCTGAGGAGAGTGAGGAAAGAGACAATGAGAAAAccaaaaggaaaaagagagagaaaaatatccATATCCCCATAGTTAACAATGAAATACAGGAGAGGACAAACAAACGCACAAATTGGAAAGTGGCTACAGATGAAAGGTCTGCGGAGAGCtcagaggatgactaa
- the Nkapd1 gene encoding uncharacterized protein NKAPD1 isoform X4: MSSGIQMLTISRMRSDGFDEESQRDYWRPKNEIAGTLEDDFLKAKSWNKKLYDYEANMPDRWGHSGYKELYPEEFETDSSDQQDITNGKKTSPQVKSSTHESRKHKKSKKSHKKKQKKRSHKKQKKSKKEATDVTADSSSEFSEETGASSTRKRKQPHKRKKKSRKKSLKKSALFVGAESDTSQSDDSASSSSEESEERDNEKTKRKKREKNIHIPIVNNEIQERTNKRTNWKVATDERSAESSEDD; encoded by the exons TCGGATGCGTAGTGATGGTTTTGATGAAGAAAGTCAAAGAGACTACTGGAGGCCAAAGAATGAAATTGCTGGGACTCTGGAAGATGATTTTCTGAAAGCTAAATCCTGGAATAAGAAGCTATATGATTATGAAGCTAACATGCCAGACAG ATGGGGTCACAGTGGTTATAAAGAATTGTACCCTGAAGAGTTTGAAACAGACAG TAGTGATCAGCAAGATATTACCAATGGGAAAAAAACATCTCCACAGGTAAAATCATCTACTCACGAATCCCGCAAACATAAGAAGTCAAAGAAATCTCACaaaaagaagcagaaaaaaagatcacacaaaaaacagaagaaaagcaAGAAGGAAGCCACAGATGTAACAGCAGATTCCTCAAGCGAGTTCTCAGAAGAAACTGGGGCTTCTAGTACcaggaaaagaaaacaaccaCATAAGCGCAAGAAAAAATCTAGGAAAAAGTCTCTCAAAAAATCTGCTTTATTTGTAGGGGCAGAAAGTGACACTTCCCAGTCAGATGATTCAGCATCCAGCAGTTCTGAGGAGAGTGAGGAAAGAGACAATGAGAAAAccaaaaggaaaaagagagagaaaaatatccATATCCCCATAGTTAACAATGAAATACAGGAGAGGACAAACAAACGCACAAATTGGAAAGTGGCTACAGATGAAAGGTCTGCGGAGAGCtcagaggatgactaa